A single Ktedonobacteraceae bacterium DNA region contains:
- a CDS encoding UPF0175 family protein, whose product MHLQVPEQLTGKNQQQLERLAFEALVVRLYALGELSSGEGAKLLNLTRREFLDLLGQYNVSLFDDEIDLKKEARYE is encoded by the coding sequence TTGCATTTGCAAGTCCCTGAGCAACTCACCGGAAAAAATCAACAGCAGTTAGAGAGGCTTGCATTCGAAGCACTTGTTGTACGACTCTATGCATTAGGTGAACTCTCGTCAGGGGAAGGGGCCAAATTGCTGAATCTGACACGGCGCGAGTTTCTTGACCTGTTAGGTCAATACAATGTTTCCCTTTTTGATGATGAAATAGACCTCAAGAAAGAGGCCCGCTACGAGTAA
- a CDS encoding thiamine pyrophosphate-dependent enzyme: MLRADALQAIYPELEERIVVTIMGAVAAELYMLGHRHNFFYLEHAMGLASSMGLGIALSLPEQKVIVLDGDGSLLMNLGTLSTMARYKPGNLLHIVFDNESLLSVGGFPTATSTGTDLAGIARASGVPQVMEANTPESLKDAVTQALASNTLTTIVSKVEAIGPKSFHMDLPLLENRFQFKRYLEKVRK; encoded by the coding sequence ATGTTGCGCGCAGATGCTTTGCAGGCTATTTATCCCGAGCTGGAAGAACGCATCGTCGTTACTATCATGGGCGCGGTCGCGGCAGAACTCTACATGCTCGGGCACCGTCACAACTTCTTTTATCTTGAACATGCCATGGGCCTGGCATCATCGATGGGCCTCGGTATCGCGCTATCGCTACCGGAGCAAAAGGTGATCGTCCTCGATGGCGACGGCTCGCTGCTGATGAACCTGGGCACCTTGAGTACGATGGCACGCTACAAGCCCGGCAACCTGCTGCACATCGTCTTCGACAACGAAAGCCTGCTCTCGGTCGGTGGATTCCCTACCGCTACCTCAACGGGCACCGATCTTGCCGGTATCGCCAGGGCGTCAGGCGTGCCGCAGGTCATGGAGGCAAACACGCCTGAAAGCCTGAAAGATGCCGTCACGCAGGCCCTGGCAAGCAATACGCTCACGACTATCGTCTCCAAGGTCGAAGCGATCGGCCCAAAATCCTTTCACATGGACTTGCCCTTGCTCGAAAACCGCTTCCAGTTCAAACGCTATCTCGAAAAAGTGAGAAAATAA
- a CDS encoding thiamine pyrophosphate-binding protein yields the protein MPVSVSNSRLIYDALKACDVRIISALPETWLVHLIRMADEDPEMTLVRLAKEEEGVGISAGAHLAGVNSAMLMQNHGFLASINPIVSLALLYKIPLLMLISYRGHMGEKDPWQTQGGLVTEPILRALNIPIWHLNNPGDIDRRLKDAQTLAHASLHPVAVLLSRELMWEE from the coding sequence ATGCCTGTCTCTGTTTCCAATTCCAGGTTGATCTATGACGCGCTCAAAGCCTGTGATGTGCGTATCATCTCGGCTCTGCCCGAAACCTGGCTCGTGCATCTCATTCGCATGGCCGACGAAGACCCCGAAATGACACTGGTGCGCCTTGCGAAAGAGGAAGAGGGCGTAGGTATCTCGGCAGGAGCGCATCTCGCGGGCGTCAATTCCGCCATGTTGATGCAGAATCACGGCTTTCTTGCGTCAATCAACCCCATTGTCTCGCTGGCCCTGCTCTACAAAATTCCCCTGTTGATGCTCATCAGCTATCGCGGTCACATGGGCGAAAAAGACCCCTGGCAGACGCAGGGAGGCCTGGTGACGGAGCCGATTTTGCGCGCTCTGAACATTCCAATCTGGCATTTGAACAATCCCGGCGACATCGACAGGCGTCTCAAAGATGCTCAGACGCTGGCGCATGCCTCGCTGCACCCTGTTGCCGTCCTGTTGTCACGCGAGCTAATGTGGGAGGAGTGA